In Leptodesmis sichuanensis A121, the following are encoded in one genomic region:
- the ruvB gene encoding Holliday junction branch migration DNA helicase RuvB, with translation MAIISSKKQPPDSEGNEQSSLLSQGKGWTGVQGQRSVTPDDTAVNRRSHAEPLLQPGAKPEEHGQQEERLRPQRLAEYVGQKDLKEVLDIAIRAAQARQETLDHLLLYGPPGLGKTTLSLILAAEMGVGCKITSAPALERPRDIVGLLVNLQPGDILFIDEIHRLPRVTEEILYPAMEDYRLDITVGKGSTARTRSIPLQHFTLVGATTRVGALTSPLRDRFGLIQRLRFYELEELMQIVLRTAAILKTPITEAGAAEVARRSRGTPRIANRLLKRVRDYVQVKAVGEISEAIAAEALELFNVDPCGLDWTDRRLLTAIIEHFNGGPVGLETIAAATGEDAQTIEEVYEPYLLQIGYLNRTPRGRVATAAAWKHLGYKPPDAQLSIL, from the coding sequence ATGGCGATCATTTCTTCTAAAAAGCAACCTCCAGATTCTGAGGGGAACGAGCAGTCGAGCTTGTTATCCCAGGGAAAAGGCTGGACAGGAGTTCAAGGTCAACGTTCCGTTACACCGGATGATACTGCTGTCAACCGGCGTTCCCATGCAGAACCTCTCTTACAGCCCGGTGCCAAGCCAGAAGAACATGGGCAGCAGGAAGAACGGTTGCGTCCCCAGCGACTGGCGGAATACGTGGGGCAGAAGGATTTGAAGGAAGTGTTAGACATTGCCATCCGGGCAGCTCAGGCTCGCCAGGAAACCCTGGATCACCTGCTCCTGTATGGCCCACCGGGTTTAGGTAAAACTACCCTATCCCTGATTCTGGCGGCTGAGATGGGAGTTGGCTGTAAGATTACATCAGCCCCCGCTCTGGAGCGTCCCCGTGACATTGTGGGCCTGCTGGTGAATTTGCAGCCAGGAGATATTTTGTTTATTGACGAAATTCATCGCCTGCCCAGGGTGACGGAAGAAATTTTATATCCAGCCATGGAAGATTATCGACTGGATATCACTGTTGGCAAAGGCTCTACAGCTCGTACTCGCTCGATTCCACTGCAACACTTTACACTGGTGGGAGCTACAACCCGGGTGGGGGCATTGACCTCTCCCCTGCGCGATCGCTTTGGGCTGATCCAGCGCCTGCGGTTTTATGAACTGGAAGAACTGATGCAAATTGTGCTGCGCACCGCCGCCATTCTCAAAACTCCCATTACCGAAGCAGGAGCCGCTGAAGTGGCCCGTCGTTCCCGTGGCACCCCCCGCATTGCCAACCGTTTATTGAAGCGAGTTCGGGATTATGTACAGGTAAAAGCCGTGGGAGAAATTTCGGAAGCGATCGCGGCAGAAGCTCTGGAACTGTTCAACGTCGATCCCTGTGGCCTGGATTGGACTGATCGACGTCTGCTCACTGCAATCATTGAACACTTTAATGGTGGCCCGGTGGGGCTGGAAACGATCGCCGCCGCCACGGGAGAAGATGCCCAAACCATTGAAGAAGTGTATGAACCCTATCTATTGCAAATTGGCTACCTGAACCGGACCCCACGTGGTCGAGTTGCCACCGCCGCCGCCTGGAAACACCTGGGATACAAACCGCCGGATGCCCAGTTATCAATTCTTTAG
- the hisD gene encoding histidinol dehydrogenase, which produces MLRIITQVSEARAELQRICDRTHDDQVIHKEATVREVLQAVKRQGDRAVLHYTSEFDRLDLKPEDLRVSGSEMDAAYQQVSKELLDAIRLACRQIEAFHRQRVPKSWVHFGEDEVVLGKRYTPVDRAGIYVPGGQAAYPSTVLMNAVPAKVAKVPRIVMVTPPGPEKAINPAVLVAAQEAGIEEIYRVGGAQAIAALAYGTETIPSVNVITGPGNIYVTLAKKLVFGTVGIDSLAGPSEVLIIADKSANPTYVAADMLAQAEHDQMAAAILLTNDSVLARKVVDEVERQLVDHPRRLLTEKAIAHYGLVVVVESLDVAADLSNEFAPEHLELELVEPWDILEKIRHAGAIFLGSSTPEAVGDYLAGPNHTLPTSGAARYASALSVETFLKHSSLIQYSQTALQKVAGAIDVLATAEGLHSHAESVRLRTRASQELP; this is translated from the coding sequence ATGCTACGAATTATTACTCAGGTATCTGAGGCACGGGCTGAACTGCAACGTATTTGTGACCGCACCCACGATGACCAGGTCATCCACAAGGAGGCGACGGTGCGGGAAGTGCTTCAAGCAGTGAAGCGCCAGGGGGATCGGGCCGTGCTCCATTACACCTCCGAGTTTGACCGCCTCGATCTCAAGCCGGAAGACCTGCGGGTGAGTGGGTCAGAGATGGATGCAGCCTACCAGCAAGTCTCGAAGGAACTGCTGGATGCCATTCGCCTAGCCTGTCGCCAGATCGAAGCTTTCCACCGTCAGCGTGTTCCCAAAAGCTGGGTGCATTTTGGCGAGGATGAGGTGGTACTTGGCAAGCGTTACACTCCCGTCGATCGCGCTGGAATTTACGTTCCGGGAGGACAGGCCGCCTATCCTAGCACGGTGCTGATGAATGCGGTGCCTGCCAAGGTGGCGAAGGTGCCCCGGATTGTCATGGTTACTCCCCCTGGCCCAGAGAAGGCAATTAATCCGGCGGTACTCGTCGCGGCTCAGGAAGCGGGCATTGAAGAAATTTATCGAGTCGGGGGAGCACAGGCGATCGCGGCCCTGGCTTACGGCACGGAAACAATCCCCAGTGTGAATGTGATCACTGGCCCTGGCAACATTTATGTGACGCTGGCGAAAAAACTCGTCTTTGGTACGGTTGGGATTGATTCCCTGGCTGGCCCATCTGAAGTGCTGATTATTGCCGACAAATCGGCTAATCCCACCTATGTTGCTGCCGATATGCTGGCCCAGGCAGAACACGATCAGATGGCAGCGGCGATTTTGCTTACCAATGACTCGGTGCTGGCCCGCAAGGTGGTGGATGAAGTGGAACGGCAACTGGTGGATCATCCCCGTCGTCTGCTGACCGAAAAGGCGATCGCACATTATGGCCTGGTCGTAGTGGTAGAGTCACTGGATGTAGCGGCAGACCTTTCCAATGAGTTTGCTCCCGAACACCTGGAACTGGAACTCGTGGAACCCTGGGACATACTGGAGAAAATTCGTCATGCCGGAGCCATTTTCCTGGGATCGTCCACTCCCGAAGCGGTGGGAGATTACCTGGCAGGGCCAAACCACACGCTGCCCACCTCCGGAGCGGCCCGCTATGCCTCCGCCCTGAGTGTGGAAACCTTCCTCAAGCACTCCAGTCTGATCCAGTACTCGCAAACGGCATTACAAAAAGTGGCCGGAGCGATCGATGTGCTGGCCACAGCCGAAGGACTGCATTCCCACGCGGAATCGGTACGGTTACGAACTCGTGCCAGCCAGGAACTGCCGTAA
- the rpoB gene encoding DNA-directed RNA polymerase subunit beta gives MTDYITPAFTLPDLVEIQRESFRWFLKEGLIEELDSFSPITDYTGKLELHFIGKDFKLKRPKYDVDEAKRRDSTYAVQMYVPTRLINKETGEIKEQEVFIGDLPLMTDRGTFIINGAERVIVNQIVRSPGVYYKSETDKNGRRTYNASLIPNRGAWLKFETDKNDLVWVRIDKTRKLSAQVLLKALGLTDGEIFDALRHPEYFQKTIEKEGQYGEEEALMELYRKLRPGEPPTVSGGQQLLDSRFFDPKRYDLGKVGRYKLNRKLRLNVPEATRVLTPQDILAAIDYLINLEFDIGNIDDIDHLGNRRVRSVGELLQNQVRVGLNRLERIIRERMTVSDADALTPASLVNPKPLVAAIKEFFGSSQLSQFMDQTNPLAELTHKRRLSALGPGGLTRERAGFAVRDIHPSHYGRICPIETPEGPNAGLIGSLATHARVNAYGFIETPFYKVENGRVAKDVAPVYMTADEEDDLRVAPGDIPMDAEGNILGEQVPVRYRQDFTTTTPDEVDYVAVSPVQIISVATSLIPFLEHDDANRALMGSNMQRQAVPLLRPERPLVGTGLEAQAARDSGMVIISRTDGEVTFVSADRIRVRDPQGREIEYQLQKYQRSNQDTCLNQRPIVFIGDRVVAGQVLADGSATQEGELALGQNILVVYMPWEGYNYEDAILISERLVYDDVYTSIHIEKYEIEARQTKLGPEEITREIPNVGEDALRQLDETGIIRIGAWVEQGDILVGKVTPKGESDQPPEEKLLRAIFGEKARDVRDNSLRVPNGEKGRVVDVRVFTREQGDELPPGANMVVRVYVAQKRKIQVGDKMAGRHGNKGIISRILPIEDMPYLPDGTPVDIVLNPLGVPSRMNVGQVYECLLGWAAQNLNVRFKVVPFDEMHGEEKSRETVHSKLEDAANMRDEDTQRSKYWLFNPDDPGKIQVFDGRTGEPFDRAVTVGMAYMLKLVHLVDDKIHARSTGPYSLVTQQPLGGKAQQGGQRFGEMEVWALEAFGAAYTLQELLTVKSDDMQGRNEALNAIVKGKAIPRPGTPESFKVLMRELQSLCLDVAVHKLDTREDGTSRDSEVDLMADVNTRRAPSRPTYESISRDELDEGEE, from the coding sequence ATGACTGACTACATTACACCCGCTTTCACCCTTCCGGATCTAGTGGAAATTCAGCGGGAGAGTTTCCGCTGGTTCTTAAAAGAAGGTTTGATCGAGGAACTAGATAGTTTCTCTCCCATTACAGACTACACCGGGAAACTGGAGCTTCACTTCATTGGTAAAGACTTCAAGCTCAAGCGGCCCAAATACGATGTTGACGAAGCCAAGCGGCGGGATAGTACCTATGCCGTACAAATGTATGTGCCCACCCGGTTAATTAATAAAGAGACGGGGGAAATCAAGGAGCAAGAGGTGTTCATCGGGGATCTGCCCCTGATGACCGATCGCGGCACCTTTATTATTAACGGAGCAGAACGGGTGATCGTCAACCAGATCGTCCGTAGTCCCGGTGTCTACTACAAGTCCGAAACTGACAAGAACGGTCGTCGAACCTACAACGCCAGCCTGATCCCAAACCGAGGAGCCTGGTTGAAGTTTGAAACCGATAAGAACGATCTGGTTTGGGTGCGGATCGATAAAACCCGTAAGCTGTCAGCGCAGGTGCTGCTGAAAGCCCTGGGCCTGACTGATGGGGAAATTTTTGATGCCCTGCGCCACCCTGAGTACTTCCAGAAGACGATCGAGAAGGAAGGGCAGTATGGCGAAGAAGAAGCCCTGATGGAGTTGTATCGCAAGCTGCGTCCAGGTGAACCGCCGACGGTATCCGGAGGGCAACAACTGCTGGATTCTCGCTTCTTCGATCCCAAGCGCTACGACCTGGGTAAGGTGGGTCGCTATAAGCTGAACCGGAAACTGCGGTTGAATGTTCCAGAGGCGACTCGCGTGTTGACCCCTCAAGACATTCTGGCGGCGATCGATTACCTGATTAACCTGGAATTTGATATTGGTAATATCGATGACATCGACCATCTGGGGAATCGGCGGGTGCGCTCAGTTGGCGAATTGCTGCAAAATCAGGTGCGGGTCGGTCTGAATCGGTTAGAGCGGATCATTCGGGAACGGATGACAGTTTCCGATGCCGATGCCCTGACTCCGGCCTCGCTGGTTAACCCCAAACCCCTGGTAGCAGCCATTAAAGAGTTCTTTGGCTCCTCCCAGTTGTCTCAGTTCATGGATCAAACCAATCCGCTGGCTGAGTTGACCCACAAACGGCGGTTGAGTGCCCTTGGCCCCGGTGGTCTGACACGGGAACGGGCCGGTTTTGCAGTGCGCGATATTCATCCCTCCCACTACGGACGGATCTGCCCGATTGAAACGCCGGAAGGTCCGAATGCTGGGCTGATCGGCTCTCTGGCGACCCACGCTCGCGTGAATGCCTATGGGTTCATCGAAACCCCCTTCTATAAAGTTGAGAATGGTCGGGTTGCCAAGGATGTAGCTCCCGTTTATATGACTGCAGACGAAGAAGACGATCTGCGCGTAGCTCCGGGTGACATTCCGATGGATGCGGAGGGCAATATTCTGGGTGAGCAGGTGCCTGTCCGCTACCGTCAGGACTTCACCACAACCACACCGGATGAAGTGGATTATGTGGCTGTTTCTCCCGTACAAATCATTTCCGTCGCGACATCGTTGATTCCATTTCTGGAACACGATGATGCGAACCGGGCGTTGATGGGTTCCAATATGCAACGGCAGGCCGTACCGCTGCTACGTCCAGAGCGGCCTTTGGTGGGAACAGGGCTGGAAGCTCAGGCAGCACGAGATTCCGGGATGGTGATCATCAGTCGCACCGATGGCGAAGTTACCTTTGTTTCGGCAGACCGGATTCGGGTACGTGATCCCCAGGGACGGGAAATTGAGTACCAGTTACAGAAATATCAGCGATCAAACCAGGATACCTGTTTGAACCAACGCCCGATCGTGTTTATTGGCGATCGTGTGGTGGCCGGACAGGTGCTGGCGGATGGTTCTGCTACCCAGGAAGGGGAACTGGCCCTGGGTCAGAACATTCTGGTGGTCTATATGCCCTGGGAAGGCTACAACTACGAGGACGCAATCCTGATCAGCGAACGCCTGGTTTACGACGATGTGTACACCTCAATCCACATTGAGAAGTATGAAATTGAAGCGCGTCAGACCAAACTTGGCCCCGAAGAAATTACCCGAGAAATTCCCAACGTCGGGGAAGATGCTCTACGGCAGTTAGATGAAACGGGCATTATCCGGATTGGAGCCTGGGTCGAACAGGGCGACATTCTGGTCGGTAAGGTAACTCCCAAGGGAGAATCCGACCAACCCCCAGAAGAAAAGCTTCTACGGGCCATCTTCGGTGAAAAAGCCAGAGACGTGCGGGATAACTCTCTGCGAGTGCCCAATGGTGAAAAAGGCCGTGTCGTTGATGTCCGGGTCTTTACACGGGAACAGGGGGATGAATTGCCGCCCGGTGCCAACATGGTCGTGCGCGTCTATGTGGCTCAGAAACGCAAGATTCAGGTGGGCGACAAGATGGCCGGTCGTCACGGCAATAAGGGGATTATTTCTCGGATTCTGCCGATCGAAGATATGCCCTACCTGCCCGACGGTACTCCGGTTGACATTGTGCTGAATCCCCTGGGTGTGCCTTCCCGGATGAACGTGGGTCAGGTTTACGAATGTCTGTTAGGCTGGGCGGCACAAAACTTGAATGTCCGGTTCAAGGTGGTTCCCTTTGATGAAATGCATGGGGAAGAAAAATCCCGTGAAACCGTACACAGCAAGCTGGAAGATGCTGCCAATATGCGGGACGAAGATACCCAGCGATCGAAGTACTGGCTATTCAATCCCGATGATCCGGGCAAGATTCAGGTCTTCGATGGACGCACAGGCGAACCCTTCGATCGCGCCGTGACGGTCGGTATGGCCTATATGCTGAAGCTAGTTCACCTGGTAGACGATAAGATCCACGCTCGTTCCACTGGCCCCTACTCCCTGGTGACTCAACAGCCGTTGGGTGGTAAGGCGCAACAGGGTGGACAGCGCTTTGGGGAAATGGAAGTGTGGGCACTGGAAGCCTTTGGTGCCGCCTACACCCTGCAGGAACTGCTGACCGTCAAGTCAGACGATATGCAGGGCCGGAATGAAGCGCTGAATGCGATCGTCAAAGGGAAAGCCATTCCCCGACCCGGTACTCCAGAGTCCTTCAAGGTGCTGATGCGGGAGTTGCAATCCCTCTGCCTGGATGTGGCCGTTCACAAACTGGATACCCGTGAAGACGGTACCAGCCGCGATTCGGAAGTCGATTTGATGGCCGATGTCAATACCCGACGAGCGCCTTCTCGTCCTACCTATGAATCGATCTCCAGAGACGAACTGGATGAAGGCGAAGAATAG
- a CDS encoding TatD family hydrolase, whose protein sequence is MSGIRLVDTHVHINFETFQSDLDEVARRWREAGIVRLVHSCVEPSEFPAIQAIADRFPEVFFAVGLHPLDVEQLWRKGVEEEIRDLARSDVRVVAIGETGLDFFKASNQQQQREAFEAQLTIAQQLDRPVIIHCRDAAAPMADLLRHFWQRQGPVKGVMHCWGGTPEETQWFLDLGFYISFSGTVTFKKALQIQEAARMVPGDRLLVETDCPFLAPVPKRGERRNEPAYVRYVAEQVANLRGISLEELAAQTTENACRLFGLPQ, encoded by the coding sequence GTGTCCGGGATCAGGTTAGTCGATACCCACGTTCATATCAACTTCGAGACATTTCAATCCGACCTGGATGAAGTGGCTCGGCGTTGGCGCGAGGCGGGAATCGTGCGGCTGGTGCATTCCTGCGTGGAGCCATCCGAATTTCCGGCCATTCAGGCGATCGCCGATCGTTTTCCAGAAGTCTTTTTTGCCGTCGGTCTGCATCCGCTGGATGTAGAGCAGTTATGGCGTAAAGGAGTGGAGGAGGAAATTCGGGATTTAGCCAGATCTGATGTGCGGGTGGTAGCGATTGGAGAAACCGGGCTGGATTTCTTCAAAGCCAGCAATCAGCAGCAACAGAGGGAGGCATTTGAAGCCCAACTGACGATCGCCCAGCAACTCGATCGCCCGGTAATCATTCACTGTCGCGATGCGGCTGCCCCTATGGCCGACCTGTTGCGCCACTTTTGGCAACGGCAGGGGCCAGTCAAGGGAGTCATGCATTGCTGGGGCGGCACCCCGGAGGAGACTCAGTGGTTCCTGGATCTGGGCTTTTACATCAGCTTCAGTGGCACGGTGACGTTTAAGAAGGCACTTCAGATTCAGGAGGCAGCTCGGATGGTGCCAGGCGATCGCCTGCTGGTGGAAACCGATTGTCCGTTTCTGGCTCCTGTTCCCAAGCGGGGGGAGCGACGCAATGAACCGGCCTACGTGCGATACGTTGCCGAACAGGTGGCGAATCTGCGGGGAATTTCTCTGGAGGAATTAGCTGCTCAAACGACGGAGAATGCCTGTCGATTGTTTGGTCTCCCCCAGTAG
- the rpsT gene encoding 30S ribosomal protein S20, which translates to MANIKSAIKRVQIAERNRLRNKSYKSAVKTLMKKCLVAVDRYAANPEAEQLEAVQQSMASAYSKIDRAVKRGVLHTNNAARKKSRLAKALKRAEATQAAAS; encoded by the coding sequence GTGGCTAACATCAAGTCTGCCATCAAGCGTGTTCAAATTGCCGAGCGCAACCGTTTGCGTAATAAGAGTTATAAGTCTGCCGTCAAGACCCTGATGAAGAAGTGTCTGGTGGCCGTTGATCGCTATGCGGCCAATCCCGAAGCAGAGCAGTTGGAAGCAGTTCAACAAAGTATGGCTTCCGCTTACAGCAAGATTGATCGGGCCGTCAAGCGAGGTGTACTTCATACCAACAACGCTGCCCGGAAAAAGTCCCGATTAGCAAAGGCTCTCAAGCGGGCTGAGGCTACTCAAGCTGCCGCTTCATAG